One stretch of Streptomyces peucetius DNA includes these proteins:
- a CDS encoding sugar transferase, whose translation MLKLRLMSCFHPLVSYLLIGDLEREYDIESDRFSPILPTKGYGMLVSAGEMSHDRQPLDRQAAWGGLAAKRVIDLMGASVLLLVLAPVLLAAAVAVKVDTAGPVLFRQRRTGWQGEEFHVLKLRTMRVGAERMRGAVAARNEADGHLFKIRDDPRVTAVGRWLRRFSLDELPQLINVLNGQMSLVGPRPLPVEDSSFTGKARRRLQVRPGLTGLWQISGRSDLAWEDALRLDLEYVDTWSIRLDLAILFRTLPAVLRGNGAY comes from the coding sequence TTGCTGAAGCTCAGGTTGATGTCGTGTTTCCATCCATTGGTCAGTTATCTGCTGATTGGGGACCTTGAGCGGGAATATGACATCGAATCAGATCGCTTTTCACCCATTCTGCCTACAAAGGGGTATGGAATGCTCGTATCCGCTGGAGAGATGTCACACGATCGGCAGCCCCTGGATCGGCAGGCGGCGTGGGGAGGCCTGGCAGCCAAACGGGTCATCGACCTGATGGGGGCCAGTGTCCTGCTCCTGGTGCTGGCGCCGGTTCTCCTGGCGGCGGCCGTTGCTGTGAAAGTCGACACTGCGGGCCCCGTGCTCTTCCGGCAGCGACGCACGGGCTGGCAGGGCGAGGAGTTCCACGTCCTCAAGCTGCGCACGATGCGGGTCGGGGCCGAGAGGATGCGCGGGGCCGTGGCGGCTCGCAACGAGGCCGACGGGCACCTGTTCAAGATCCGCGACGATCCGCGGGTGACCGCGGTCGGGCGCTGGTTGCGCCGCTTCTCCCTGGATGAGCTACCGCAGCTGATCAACGTACTGAACGGGCAGATGTCCCTGGTCGGCCCCCGGCCTCTGCCTGTGGAGGACTCGTCGTTCACCGGGAAGGCACGCCGTCGCCTTCAGGTCCGGCCGGGACTGACCGGGCTGTGGCAGATCAGCGGCCGGTCCGACTTGGCATGGGAGGACGCCCTGCGTCTGGACCTGGAGTACGTTGACACGTGGTCCATCCGGCTGGACTTGGCGATCCTCTTCCGCACCTTGCCTGCCGTGCTGCGCGGTAACGGCGCCTACTAG
- a CDS encoding UDP-glucuronic acid decarboxylase family protein, with product MRAVVTGGAGFIGSHLCERLLHEDHEVVCVDNFLTSSPHNVEHLKENRRFQLNDRDITHGLEVAGQVDAVFHLASPASPADYLRLPLATLRVGSVGTWHALDLAAAKGARFLLTSTSESYGDPLVHPQPESYWGHVNPVGPRSVYDEAKRFGEALTMAYRRCRGVDAKIVRIFNTFGPRMRADDGRAIPTFISQALRGEPITVTGDGSQTRSLCYVDDVVDGLLRMAMSDHGGPVNLGNPHEVSMLELAQWIGKLSRTTSDIALIPRPQDDPERRRPDITKARELLDWEPTTPVERGLCDTITYFRRLGSGDFTERWNGPISSSPIPQARS from the coding sequence ATGCGTGCGGTAGTGACGGGCGGGGCCGGCTTCATCGGGTCCCACCTTTGCGAGCGGCTGCTCCATGAGGACCACGAGGTGGTCTGCGTGGACAACTTCCTGACATCCAGCCCCCACAACGTCGAACACCTCAAGGAGAATCGACGCTTCCAGCTGAACGACCGGGACATCACCCATGGGCTCGAGGTGGCGGGCCAGGTGGATGCCGTGTTCCACCTGGCCTCCCCTGCCTCGCCCGCCGACTACCTGCGGCTGCCCCTGGCGACGCTTCGTGTGGGGTCGGTCGGCACCTGGCACGCCCTGGACCTGGCCGCCGCGAAGGGCGCGCGCTTTCTGCTCACCTCGACCTCCGAGTCGTACGGGGACCCGCTGGTCCACCCCCAGCCGGAGAGCTACTGGGGCCACGTCAACCCCGTCGGCCCCCGCTCGGTGTACGACGAGGCGAAGCGCTTCGGGGAGGCGCTGACGATGGCCTACCGCAGATGCCGAGGCGTCGATGCCAAGATCGTGCGCATCTTCAACACGTTCGGCCCGCGGATGCGCGCAGACGACGGGCGGGCCATCCCCACCTTCATCAGCCAGGCACTGCGGGGAGAGCCGATCACGGTCACCGGCGACGGCAGCCAGACCAGGTCGCTGTGCTACGTGGACGACGTGGTCGACGGACTGCTCCGCATGGCGATGAGTGACCACGGCGGTCCGGTCAACCTGGGCAACCCTCATGAGGTGTCCATGCTTGAACTGGCCCAGTGGATCGGCAAGCTGTCCAGGACCACCTCCGACATCGCACTGATCCCACGCCCCCAGGACGACCCGGAACGACGGCGCCCGGACATCACCAAGGCTCGGGAACTGCTGGACTGGGAACCCACGACTCCGGTGGAGCGGGGGCTGTGCGACACGATCACCTACTTCCGCCGCCTGGGTTCCGGGGACTTCACCGAACGCTGGAACGGCCCCATCTCCTCGTCGCCGATCCCTCAAGCCCGCTCATGA
- a CDS encoding glutaminyl-peptide cyclotransferase: protein MPERLRIAVAAVLWAVLLTSCAAGDTMEHTTSGAAAGSRAAESESISADDVEQLRVKVLEVLPHDPQAFTQGLEMAGDTLYEGTGLAGRSSVRAGPPGGRPTVRTALPAPLFGEGITVLGRKLWQLTWRNRIAIERDARTLSEVRRVPYPDEGWGVCHQPPGNRLVTSDGSSRLTFRDPGTLARTGDIAVTQGGRPVTKLNELECVGEAVYANVLSTDRIVRIDSATGVVTASIDASGLLREDESVRGSVLNGIAAVPGTNQFLITGKFWPKTFRVLFVPAKRGPR, encoded by the coding sequence GTGCCTGAACGCCTGCGAATCGCCGTGGCAGCCGTGCTCTGGGCGGTGCTGCTCACCTCCTGCGCGGCGGGGGACACGATGGAACACACCACGTCCGGCGCGGCCGCCGGGAGCAGGGCAGCGGAGAGCGAGTCGATCTCCGCTGACGACGTCGAGCAGTTGCGGGTCAAGGTGCTCGAGGTTCTTCCGCACGATCCGCAGGCGTTCACCCAGGGACTGGAGATGGCCGGCGACACGCTGTACGAGGGCACCGGCCTGGCTGGTCGGTCCTCGGTGCGGGCGGGCCCGCCCGGCGGGCGCCCGACCGTCCGCACAGCGCTGCCCGCGCCGTTGTTCGGTGAGGGGATCACCGTGCTCGGCCGGAAACTCTGGCAGCTCACGTGGCGGAACCGGATCGCCATCGAACGCGACGCGAGGACGCTGTCGGAGGTGCGTCGTGTCCCGTACCCCGACGAAGGCTGGGGAGTGTGCCACCAGCCGCCCGGGAACCGGCTGGTGACGAGCGACGGATCGTCCCGGTTGACGTTCCGGGACCCCGGGACGCTTGCGCGGACGGGCGACATCGCCGTCACCCAGGGCGGCCGACCGGTGACGAAGCTCAACGAACTGGAGTGCGTCGGCGAGGCCGTGTACGCCAATGTCCTGTCCACTGACCGGATCGTGCGCATCGACTCCGCCACCGGTGTGGTGACGGCGAGCATCGACGCCTCGGGCCTGCTGCGCGAGGACGAAAGCGTGCGCGGATCCGTGCTGAACGGTATCGCGGCCGTTCCCGGCACCAACCAGTTCCTGATCACCGGCAAGTTCTGGCCCAAGACGTTCCGCGTCCTGTTCGTCCCGGCGAAGCGGGGGCCCCGCTGA
- a CDS encoding ABC transporter ATP-binding protein, translating into MTTTPPTTAQDTPDGIEAPAGTGVVPGRTDAPAPDDPFDKDALPAPPGATGALLRSLLAPRRARVALAAVLLLLQQAAVQSGPLLVAYAIDRGVPAFRAHDYGPLIAVGVGYALCAGAAGAFQYAFIRASARVNQDVLLDLRGRIFRHAQALSVDFHERYTSGRLISRSTTDVESLRELLSEGLQELIGVVLAFVYISAMLLWLDLGIGGMAVASFVPLYLLVRLYQRRARAVFMNRSTAIAAVIVKFAETMNGIRPVRAFRRERANDADFRVLNHRHERRNGDALLEMARYVVGSRLVANTAVAAMVLWGAYRVAGGTLALGVLAAAVLYLRRLYDPIDRLGMFLNSYQSAAASLEKIAGLLAQTPTVREAREPRALPERESGRPGREVVFEQVRFAYRTGGEVLPRFDLTIPAGQTVAVVGSTGAGKSTLAKLLARFYDPTDGRVLLDGTDLRDLAVPELRRGVVMVTQEAFLFSGTVAENIAIGRPEASRADIEQAAKAIGAHDFIASLPEGYDTDVRKRGGRISAGQRQLVAFARALLADPAVLILDEATSSLDIPGERAVQRAMDTVLEGRTAVVIAHRLSTVEIADRVLVMEHGRIVEDGAPDELIAGEGRFAGLHRAWRDSVVG; encoded by the coding sequence GTGACGACGACGCCCCCGACGACCGCCCAGGACACCCCCGACGGCATCGAGGCCCCCGCCGGTACGGGCGTCGTCCCGGGACGCACCGACGCCCCGGCCCCTGACGACCCGTTCGACAAGGACGCGCTCCCGGCGCCTCCGGGCGCGACCGGGGCGCTGCTGCGCTCGCTGCTCGCGCCCCGACGCGCCCGTGTCGCGCTCGCCGCCGTGCTGCTGCTCCTCCAGCAGGCGGCGGTGCAGTCCGGCCCGCTGCTCGTGGCGTACGCGATCGACCGCGGCGTCCCGGCGTTCCGCGCGCACGACTACGGCCCGCTGATCGCCGTCGGCGTGGGGTACGCGCTGTGCGCGGGGGCCGCGGGCGCGTTCCAGTACGCCTTCATCCGCGCGTCCGCCCGGGTCAACCAGGACGTGCTGCTCGATCTGCGCGGCCGGATCTTCCGTCACGCGCAGGCGCTGAGCGTCGACTTCCACGAGCGGTACACCTCCGGCCGGCTGATCTCCCGCTCGACGACGGATGTCGAGTCGCTGCGCGAGCTGCTGAGCGAGGGGCTGCAGGAGCTCATCGGTGTGGTGCTCGCCTTCGTGTACATCTCGGCGATGCTGCTCTGGCTGGACCTAGGGATCGGCGGCATGGCCGTCGCGTCGTTCGTCCCGCTCTACCTCCTGGTACGGCTCTACCAGCGCCGGGCCCGGGCGGTCTTCATGAACCGCTCCACGGCGATCGCGGCGGTCATCGTCAAGTTCGCGGAGACGATGAACGGCATCCGCCCGGTGCGCGCCTTCCGGCGTGAGCGGGCCAACGACGCCGACTTCCGGGTGCTCAACCACCGCCATGAGCGCCGCAACGGCGACGCGCTGCTGGAGATGGCCCGCTATGTCGTCGGCTCCCGGCTCGTCGCCAACACCGCCGTCGCGGCGATGGTCCTGTGGGGCGCGTACCGGGTCGCGGGGGGCACGCTGGCGCTGGGTGTGCTGGCAGCGGCGGTGCTGTATCTGCGGCGGCTGTACGACCCGATCGACCGGCTCGGGATGTTCCTCAACTCCTACCAGTCGGCGGCCGCTTCGCTGGAGAAGATCGCGGGCCTGCTGGCCCAGACACCGACGGTGCGGGAGGCGCGCGAGCCCCGCGCCCTGCCGGAGCGGGAGTCCGGCAGGCCGGGCCGCGAGGTCGTGTTCGAGCAGGTCCGCTTCGCCTACCGTACGGGCGGGGAGGTGCTGCCCCGCTTCGACCTGACCATCCCGGCCGGGCAGACCGTCGCGGTCGTCGGCTCGACCGGCGCCGGCAAGTCGACGCTGGCCAAGCTGCTGGCCCGCTTCTACGACCCGACCGATGGCCGGGTGCTGCTGGACGGCACCGACCTGCGCGATCTCGCCGTGCCCGAACTGCGGCGCGGAGTGGTGATGGTGACCCAGGAGGCTTTCCTGTTCTCCGGGACGGTCGCGGAGAACATCGCGATCGGGCGGCCGGAGGCGTCCCGGGCGGACATCGAGCAGGCGGCGAAGGCGATCGGCGCCCACGACTTCATCGCTTCCCTGCCCGAGGGGTACGACACGGACGTGCGCAAGCGCGGCGGCCGGATCTCGGCGGGGCAGCGGCAGTTGGTGGCCTTCGCCCGGGCACTGCTCGCCGACCCGGCGGTGCTGATCCTCGACGAGGCGACGAGTTCGCTGGACATTCCCGGCGAGCGGGCGGTGCAGCGGGCGATGGACACGGTCCTGGAGGGCCGTACGGCGGTGGTGATCGCGCACCGGCTGTCGACGGTCGAGATCGCGGACCGGGTGCTGGTGATGGAGCACGGCCGGATCGTCGAGGACGGCGCGCCTGACGAACTGATCGCCGGCGAGGGCCGGTTCGCGGGCCTGCACCGGGCGTGGCGGGACAGCGTGGTCGGCTGA
- a CDS encoding polysaccharide biosynthesis tyrosine autokinase, whose protein sequence is MDLHGFLKALARRWPTVLVCLVLAVGTALAATNLTTPVYEARTQLFVATRTGEDTAQLSQGQTFSQARVQSYAAIVPTRRVTEPVVRELKLRMTPEELASRVTAEAPLDTVLINITVRDTVPSRAAKIANAVAAGFTAVVERLERPTQLNRQPSAYEPGGPDVPDSPVSLGVTQPAVVPADPVSPRPLLNLTAGVLGGLLLGAGLVVLRETLDTTVKTSQALSECTGLPSLGSIPYDRNAPKQPLAAVTGNSGRAEAFRKLRTNLQFAQVDDRPQIIMVTSSLPGEGKTNTAVNLALSLAEAGVSTCLVDCDLRRPTVAKTFGLVEDAGLTTVLIGQSRVEEVMQRAGSRLSVLASGATPPNPTELLASARMGEVLGELATTYEAVIVDTAPLLPVADTVGLAPLTQGSLLVVRASKTSRDQVRTAAEALERVGSRILGTVFNMAATSQSDSYGSYTTYGELPAPRVSVHPKEGAGLDS, encoded by the coding sequence TTGGATCTCCACGGATTCCTGAAGGCTCTTGCCAGACGCTGGCCGACCGTTCTGGTCTGCCTGGTTCTCGCGGTCGGGACGGCGCTCGCCGCCACGAACCTGACCACCCCCGTCTACGAAGCCAGGACTCAGCTCTTCGTCGCCACCCGCACTGGTGAGGACACCGCTCAACTGAGCCAGGGGCAGACGTTCTCGCAGGCCCGCGTGCAGTCCTACGCCGCCATCGTCCCGACCCGTCGGGTGACTGAGCCCGTGGTGCGTGAGCTGAAGCTGCGCATGACACCGGAGGAGCTGGCATCGAGGGTCACCGCCGAGGCCCCGCTCGACACCGTGCTCATCAACATCACCGTCCGGGACACCGTTCCCAGTCGTGCCGCCAAGATCGCAAACGCCGTCGCCGCGGGTTTTACCGCCGTCGTCGAGCGACTCGAGAGACCTACGCAGTTGAACCGGCAACCCTCAGCATACGAGCCGGGCGGACCGGATGTGCCTGATTCCCCCGTGTCGTTGGGCGTCACGCAGCCGGCGGTTGTGCCCGCCGATCCCGTCTCGCCACGCCCGCTGCTCAATCTGACTGCCGGAGTGCTCGGCGGACTGCTGCTGGGTGCCGGACTCGTCGTCCTGCGCGAGACCCTCGATACCACTGTCAAGACGAGTCAGGCGCTGAGCGAGTGCACCGGGCTGCCCAGCCTCGGATCCATCCCGTACGACAGGAATGCACCCAAACAGCCGCTCGCCGCCGTCACTGGGAACTCCGGGCGCGCCGAGGCGTTCCGCAAGCTGCGCACGAATCTGCAGTTTGCGCAGGTCGACGACCGCCCCCAGATCATCATGGTGACCAGTTCGCTGCCCGGCGAGGGCAAGACCAACACCGCGGTGAATCTGGCTCTCTCCCTCGCCGAGGCAGGCGTGTCCACCTGCCTGGTCGACTGCGACCTACGCCGCCCGACTGTGGCCAAGACCTTCGGTCTTGTCGAGGATGCCGGACTGACAACCGTGCTCATCGGACAGAGCCGCGTCGAAGAAGTCATGCAGCGGGCCGGCAGTCGCCTCTCGGTGCTCGCCAGCGGCGCTACGCCTCCCAACCCCACCGAGCTGCTGGCCTCGGCGCGAATGGGCGAGGTCCTGGGTGAGCTCGCAACCACTTATGAAGCGGTGATCGTCGATACCGCGCCGTTGCTGCCGGTCGCCGACACGGTCGGACTCGCCCCACTGACCCAGGGCTCGCTACTGGTCGTCCGTGCCTCCAAGACCAGTCGTGACCAGGTTCGCACCGCCGCCGAAGCGTTGGAACGCGTGGGAAGCCGCATCCTCGGCACCGTCTTCAACATGGCTGCGACATCCCAGAGCGACAGCTACGGCAGCTACACGACGTACGGCGAACTTCCCGCGCCCCGTGTGTCGGTCCACCCCAAAGAGGGGGCAGGCCTTGACTCCTGA
- a CDS encoding DUF4012 domain-containing protein, with protein sequence MPRLKSPNLRTVGRLLRQRHVLLPVCAAAVLLLAGAGWIAVTGVLARSELLAAQRSLESLRGQVAADSPPRGSAQRLRTVEAAVHRAAEHAARAHRLTTGPAWYSAAHLPLLGGPLRTVRGVAEASDRLTHEVLPPLVRTAAHVGADAGGDVGHLDLAALRHAAPALKRAARSASEVRTDVDELPRSTWMSAADNARARLAQQLGPISTATDDAAMAARVIPPMLGTDGPRRYLVVFENAAEARGTGGLPGAFAVLTAKEGRLRFEDFGNDTELSDIRATVDLPDEYVSLYGPNAPTSTWVNTNLSPHFPYAARIWTAAWRAHNGRRLDGAISLDPGALSGLLAQSGSASLADGTVVTGANVVDLTQRTSYAAYKNIEERKAFFLDVARAVADRLMGAMDDPARRLPLFKALREQLQEGRIKVWSAHPEEQREVLKRPFGGALPDGPAPLAGLVVTNAAGTKLDYYLDRHLVWEPGACRAGEREVTVTVRLSNRAPASGLPSYVTQRVDEPPYPTRPGDNRLLVSYFASKQSALTKATLDGRPVQLASGGERGHPVYILDLEMPVGSTRTLVLHLLEQRSELPPTVLRQPLVRPLHATVRPYGPCDD encoded by the coding sequence ATGCCGCGTCTGAAGAGCCCGAACCTCCGTACTGTCGGCCGCCTGCTTCGACAGCGCCACGTCCTCCTGCCCGTGTGCGCCGCCGCCGTCCTGCTGTTGGCCGGAGCCGGCTGGATCGCCGTCACCGGTGTGCTCGCTCGCAGCGAACTGCTCGCTGCCCAACGGAGTCTGGAGTCTCTGCGCGGGCAGGTTGCCGCTGACTCGCCCCCCCGGGGCTCCGCCCAGCGCCTGCGAACTGTTGAGGCCGCCGTGCACCGGGCTGCGGAACACGCAGCCCGGGCGCACCGCCTCACCACCGGGCCGGCCTGGTACTCCGCGGCCCACCTGCCCCTTCTCGGAGGACCGCTGCGCACCGTGCGCGGTGTCGCTGAAGCCTCCGACCGGCTGACCCACGAGGTGCTTCCTCCACTGGTGCGCACCGCTGCCCACGTGGGGGCCGACGCGGGAGGCGACGTCGGACATCTCGATCTCGCCGCGCTGCGCCACGCAGCTCCCGCTCTGAAACGAGCCGCGCGCAGCGCCTCGGAAGTGCGCACGGACGTCGACGAGTTGCCCCGCAGTACCTGGATGTCGGCCGCTGACAATGCCCGGGCCCGGCTCGCCCAGCAGCTCGGTCCGATCAGTACCGCCACTGACGACGCCGCCATGGCGGCCAGGGTGATTCCGCCCATGCTCGGAACGGACGGGCCGAGGCGTTATCTGGTGGTGTTCGAGAACGCCGCCGAGGCCCGGGGCACCGGCGGGCTTCCCGGGGCGTTCGCGGTGCTCACCGCGAAGGAGGGTCGGCTGCGCTTCGAGGACTTCGGCAATGACACCGAACTGTCCGACATCCGTGCCACGGTCGACCTGCCGGACGAGTACGTCAGCCTTTATGGCCCCAACGCTCCGACGAGCACGTGGGTCAACACGAATCTGAGTCCGCACTTCCCGTACGCCGCCCGCATCTGGACCGCTGCCTGGCGCGCGCACAACGGCCGGCGACTGGACGGTGCGATCTCGCTCGACCCCGGTGCGTTGTCCGGTCTGCTCGCGCAGTCCGGATCCGCCTCGCTGGCCGACGGGACGGTCGTCACCGGCGCCAACGTGGTCGATCTCACTCAGCGCACCAGCTATGCGGCGTACAAGAACATCGAGGAGCGCAAGGCGTTCTTCCTCGACGTCGCGCGTGCCGTCGCCGATCGGCTGATGGGAGCCATGGACGATCCGGCGCGCCGCCTGCCACTGTTCAAGGCCCTGCGGGAGCAGCTGCAGGAGGGACGGATCAAGGTGTGGAGCGCTCACCCCGAGGAGCAGCGTGAGGTGCTGAAGCGTCCTTTCGGAGGTGCCCTGCCGGATGGGCCCGCGCCACTCGCCGGGCTGGTGGTGACCAACGCGGCGGGCACCAAACTGGACTATTACCTGGACCGACACCTGGTGTGGGAACCGGGCGCGTGCAGGGCTGGGGAGCGTGAAGTCACCGTGACCGTACGCCTGTCCAACCGGGCACCGGCCTCGGGGCTGCCCTCGTATGTCACCCAGCGGGTGGACGAGCCGCCCTACCCTACCCGGCCCGGCGACAACCGGCTGCTCGTTTCGTACTTCGCCAGTAAGCAGTCCGCGCTGACCAAGGCCACACTCGACGGCCGCCCGGTGCAGTTGGCCTCAGGGGGCGAACGCGGCCATCCCGTGTACATCCTGGACCTGGAGATGCCCGTGGGGTCCACCCGTACCCTGGTGCTGCACCTGCTGGAGCAGCGCAGCGAGCTGCCCCCGACCGTGTTGCGTCAGCCGCTGGTCCGTCCGCTGCACGCCACGGTTCGGCCGTACGGTCCGTGTGACGACTGA
- a CDS encoding M4 family metallopeptidase, translated as MRPTHRRRATATGALVATAAMLAVGFQTGTSAAAQPSAPAAAQAGKADPGALPKNLSPSQRAELIREASATTAATAKEIGLSAKEKLVVRDVTQDRDGTTHTRYERTYEGLPVLGGDLVVAQSATGATEAVTKANRAALRNVDTRADVAPATAEKQALGVARAEGSKDTEAERAPRKVVWMGTGTPTLAYETVVGGLQHDGTPNELHVVTDAATGEKLFEWQAIHNGTGNTQYSGQVTLGTAPSYTLTDTNRGDHKTYNLGGRTSGTGTLFSGPDDIWGNGSPSNAETAGADAHYGAALTWDYFKNVHGRSGIRGDGVGAYSRVHYGNNYVNAFWSDSCFCMTYGDGANNSKPLTSIDVAAHEMTHGITSNTAGLVYSGESGGLNEATSDIFAAAVEFSANNSQDVGDYLVGEKIDIRGNGTPLRYMDKPSRDGNSKDYWYSGIGNVDVHYSSGPANHWFYLLSEGSGAKTINGVSYDSPTSDGLPVTGIGREKAALIWYKALTTKFNSRTDYAGARAGTLAVATELYGASSAEVKSVTDAWAGINVGSRPGDGGGDPGDGTVFENTADVTIPDAGAAVTSSVNVTGRSGNAPSALKVGVDIVHTWRGDLVIDLLAPDGTAYRLKNPSGSDSANDVKETYTVNASSETANGTWKLRVQDVARYDTGYINSFKLTF; from the coding sequence GTGAGACCCACGCATCGCCGGCGCGCCACCGCGACCGGAGCTCTCGTTGCCACTGCCGCCATGCTCGCGGTCGGCTTCCAGACCGGAACCTCCGCCGCCGCCCAGCCGTCGGCCCCCGCCGCGGCGCAGGCGGGCAAGGCCGACCCCGGCGCGCTCCCCAAGAACCTGTCCCCCTCCCAGCGCGCGGAGCTGATACGCGAGGCGTCCGCCACGACGGCCGCCACCGCGAAGGAAATCGGCCTCTCCGCCAAGGAGAAGCTCGTCGTCCGGGACGTCACCCAGGACCGCGACGGCACGACGCACACCCGCTACGAGCGCACCTACGAGGGCCTGCCGGTCCTCGGCGGCGACCTCGTGGTCGCCCAGTCCGCGACGGGTGCGACCGAGGCGGTCACCAAGGCGAACCGCGCCGCCCTGAGGAACGTCGACACCCGCGCCGACGTCGCGCCGGCCACCGCCGAGAAGCAGGCCCTCGGCGTCGCCAGGGCCGAGGGCTCGAAGGACACGGAGGCCGAGCGGGCGCCCCGCAAGGTCGTCTGGATGGGTACGGGCACCCCGACCCTCGCCTACGAGACCGTGGTCGGCGGCCTCCAGCACGACGGCACCCCGAACGAGCTGCACGTCGTGACCGACGCCGCCACCGGCGAGAAGCTCTTCGAGTGGCAGGCGATCCACAACGGCACGGGCAACACCCAGTACAGCGGCCAGGTCACCCTCGGCACGGCCCCGTCGTACACGCTCACCGACACGAACCGCGGCGACCACAAGACGTACAACCTGGGCGGCCGGACCTCCGGCACCGGCACACTCTTCTCCGGGCCGGACGACATCTGGGGCAACGGCTCGCCCTCGAACGCCGAGACGGCGGGCGCCGACGCGCACTACGGCGCGGCCCTCACCTGGGACTACTTCAAGAACGTGCACGGCCGCAGCGGCATCCGCGGTGACGGCGTGGGCGCCTACTCCCGGGTCCACTACGGCAACAACTACGTCAACGCCTTCTGGTCCGACAGCTGCTTCTGCATGACGTACGGCGACGGCGCGAACAACAGCAAGCCGCTGACCTCCATCGACGTGGCGGCGCACGAGATGACGCACGGCATCACCTCCAACACCGCCGGCCTGGTCTACAGCGGCGAGTCCGGCGGCCTCAACGAGGCGACCAGCGACATCTTCGCCGCGGCCGTCGAGTTCAGCGCGAACAACTCCCAGGACGTGGGCGACTACCTCGTCGGCGAGAAGATCGACATCCGCGGCAACGGCACCCCGCTGCGCTACATGGACAAGCCCAGCAGGGACGGCAACTCCAAGGACTACTGGTACTCGGGCATCGGCAACGTCGACGTCCACTACTCCTCGGGCCCGGCGAACCACTGGTTCTACCTGCTCTCCGAGGGCAGCGGCGCCAAGACGATCAACGGCGTCAGCTACGACTCGCCGACCTCCGACGGCCTGCCGGTGACCGGCATCGGCCGCGAGAAGGCCGCACTGATCTGGTACAAGGCGCTCACCACGAAGTTCAACTCCCGTACCGACTACGCGGGTGCCCGTGCCGGCACCCTCGCGGTCGCGACGGAGCTGTACGGAGCGAGCAGCGCCGAGGTCAAGTCCGTCACCGACGCCTGGGCCGGCATCAACGTCGGTTCCCGTCCCGGGGACGGCGGCGGCGACCCGGGCGACGGCACGGTCTTCGAGAACACCGCCGACGTGACCATCCCGGACGCCGGCGCCGCCGTGACCTCGTCCGTCAACGTCACCGGCCGCTCGGGCAACGCCCCGTCCGCCCTCAAGGTCGGCGTGGACATCGTCCACACCTGGCGGGGTGACCTCGTCATCGACCTCCTCGCCCCCGACGGCACCGCGTACCGCCTGAAGAACCCCAGCGGCTCGGACTCCGCGAACGACGTCAAGGAGACCTACACGGTCAACGCCTCGAGCGAGACGGCCAACGGCACCTGGAAGCTGCGGGTGCAGGACGTGGCCCGCTACGACACGGGCTACATCAACAGCTTCAAGCTCACGTTCTGA